DNA from Garra rufa chromosome 5, GarRuf1.0, whole genome shotgun sequence:
atttttaattaaaaaaaaaggaatccTCAAAAAAGTAAATGCAAGCTGGATGTAATTTTTCAGACATTTAACTGCATGTTATTTACAgttgaaataaatgtattatagttCAAATTTAGATCCAATCAGTTAAACTTGAGTGGTTTTCTGATCCACGTAAGTGTAACtcgagtcaaaaaaaaaaaaaaaaatatatatatatatatatatatatatatatatacattataaataaattatatacaaacattatatatttatatagtgggtgcaagacactatagttcatttatgtaagtgaggatggcaaaataaagtaaactgttacATTTTATACCCAAAAAaacttcatacagtggactacgaGTAAAATTGATGATAATTTAGAAAATGtttttgacactttgacctgaccatgttttgttacatacgtttctatcaaagttatctgacattatcaagatgaatttgttctgagacagtttaactcttgagctcGTTTTcgaaactatagcgaataaactgtgataatgtgagaaattttgaaggtgtctgaataaaatttggtttgactgtaaataatTTTCCAACTGTACTGATAAGtatttaaactaaaatatacaTGTGCTTAAAAACTTTGCACatgctttagtatgttagtcaacgCATTAAAATAAGTTTACCTCTTAAAGCATAGCATAAAACGCACTTTCTGTACAGTATTCTTTTAAAAAGCGCGTTTTATGTCATGTTTTTAGTGTTACGAAACAAGTCATTCATTTTATAGGTTTTAGGTTTTCACTTTATAAATCTGTAGTAATGCAATCCAATCCAAATACACCTTCCctcaaaatatgtaaataattgtGTACTTTACCAATGTGACCAACGCCCTTTCTGATTGGTCGGTTGTCACAGAGGCGGGGCTTCAGTATTGTATTCTTTTCCCCCTTCCTGTCATTTCACCGCGCCGGTAAAGAGAGGCGATGGATTTTATGGGACTAAGAAGAGTTTTGTTATCGTACCGGGAATGCTGATTTACGAAGGTTACAAGGAGCTTATTCTTAGACGGAAAGTATTAGGATTTTCATATATTCAGTATCGTCCCAATGAATAAGTCTGTGATAGTGCCGGGTGTCAAGCTGCGCAGGCCAGCGGATCAACTTGACAGGCGCTGTACATTGACATTGACTTTTTATTATAATTCCAGACCTGTCAGTCTGGTTTCACGCTGTGGCGTCATTACGATATTTACTCACCCTATAGAAATCACTTCCATATAGAATTTTGGCTGCTCACGTTGTATTTCAGTAGCATAAAGCCTGTCCAGAAGGTGTAGGAAAATGAGGGTTGCTGTGATTATTAGTGGCAGCCTGGTTTTTACTCTGGTGGATGTTGTGGTCACCACAGTCTTGTATGTTCATGGATCAAATCTTGATATATTTTCAGACGAGTTAGAGGACTTTGACATACACCGCTCAACAGTGGACTTGTGGGGAACAGTTCTCATACGGGCCTGTCTTCTTTTGGGGGCCTCCATCGGGGTGTTCTATAACAGGAGTGATGGCCCAAGAAGAGTTTCAAATCTGGGGACGCTGGTTTCTCTTATATGCCTTACCAACATGACTTATGCTCTTGCCAAGCTGTTGATGCTTTCTGAGGAGGGAGCTCTGATGTATGACCCCTGGTTCCTGAGTTTGTTCTCCTGGACTTGTGTATCAGCAGTAGGCATCATGATCTCATGGAATCTGCTGTCAAAGACACCCAATTCTGCAACTGAAAGAGAGGACAGCGAGGAGACGGAGAGGCTGGTGGATGGTATCGAGACGGAAGACGAGTCCAGTAAGAAGAACGGGAAATCAAAGAAAGAGCTTCCCCATTCAGGTGCCACAATCGGCCGTCTCTTGTCGTACTGTAAGAAGGACTCTGGTTTGATGTCCATTGCTTTCTTCTTTCTTCTGCTGTCTGCTGTGTGTAAGTTCACTCTCACATAGTTCAAGTGATATTTCatgagttaattttttttatgtcatGTGTGACAGTTAATCATGCTAATGTTGGCCTTCTTGATGAACATCTCATGGAATGTATAGTAACTACAATAAGGTTGTATACTTTAGCGTTATTTAACACAGTATTTACCATGAACAATGCTTTTAATGGACTAACAATGAACACTTGCTTTACAGTAACATGAATCATGATGCATGATGCAATGAGCATTGTTACTGCATAAGaccttattttaaatggttatgaaatgtttttaacgtttaatataaatcttaaatttcttttttttttagagaatttACATTTAATAGATAGTTATCAAAACACACTCTCTGACTTATgcccatcaaggctgcatttaattgatcaaaaatagagtaaaacagtaatattgtggagaattattacagtttaaaataatggttttaattttaaaaatgtaatttattcctctgatgcaaaaGCTGAatctttagcatcattactacagtctttagtatcacatgagccttcagaaatcattctaaaatgctgatttgctgttcaataaacaattattgttattattaatatttaaaacagttgagtacatttttttaacgATTCTTTGTTGaacagaaaaatccaaagatcagcatttatctgaaataaaaagcttttgtaacattatacactataccattcaaaagcttggagtcggtgtaattttattttgatgataaagacatttatagcatcattactacagtcttcagtatcacacgagccttctgaaatcattctaatatgctgatttgctgctcaagaacattttttattattatattaatgttgaaaacattgcctaatatttttgtagaaaccatgatagaatttttcaggattctttgatgaaaatataatgcaaaagaacattatttattatttttctttcttcagaatcttttgtaacaatgtattgtaacaatgtaaaagtctaTACTgctgcttttgatcaatttaatgtgtccttgctcaaTGAAAGTATTaactactttttaaaaaatcttattgaccctaaacttctgaacagtagtGTGTCTAAAACttcaaattcatattcactaCAGCAGTTTTGGATTTCCAGACTTAACTTTCTGAATCCAATTGTAGTTGTACAATTGCTCTAATCTTTTTTCCTTGATTTGTCATACTTGGTAGCACATTATATTGTTTAATATATTGTTCTCGTTTCTAGTGTTTATCAGCTCATagtgttaatgtttatttttcctCCCCATAGGTGAAGCTTTTATACCTTATTACACGGGACGAGCAATAGATGGCATAGTTATCCAGAAAAGCATGGATCATTTTGCCAAACCATTGATTACTCTCAGTGCTTTGGCTTTGGTCAGGTGAGCAGttcaattaataatttaatagacAGTACTCTAGAGACTGatttcagtttttttccccaTTGAAATATAGTgccatgtattatttttttaattttattttttagctccATAGCCACTGGGTTTCGTGGAGGAGTCTTTTCCGTTACATTTGCCAGGTTGAACATTCGACTTCGAAACCTTCTCTTCAGATCACTAATGAATCAAGAAATTGGGTTCTTCGATGCCAACCATACAGGTAATGTCATGCTTCCAGTTATAGATTTAATCAaacatacagttaaagtcaaaagtttacatacaccttgcagaatctgcaaaatgttaattattttaccaaaataagagggattatacaaaacacatgttattttttttacttagtacaggcctaaataagatatttcacataaaagacatttacatatagtccacaagagaaaataatagttgaatttataggaattaactgttcaaaagtttacatacacttgattcttaatactgtgttgtcacctaaattatccacagctgtttttttttttgtttagtgataattgttctgAGCAGTTAAattgtccgctgttcttcagaaaaacccttcaggtcccacaaattctttgtttgtttttttagcatttttgtgtatttgaaccctttccaacaatgactgattttgagatccatcttttcacactgaggacagctcatatgcaactattacagaaggttcaaatcctcactgatgcttcagaaagaaaaacgatgtTGAGCCAGGGGgtaaacactttttgaatttgaagatcaaggtaaatttaacttatcttGTCCTCTggtgaacatgtaagtatcttctgtagcttctgaagggcagtacaaaatgaaaaatatattttgccaaaataagaaaaatgtacacatccttttttccattcaaaagtttacacccctggctcttaatgcatcgtttttccttctgaggcatctgagagcatttgaacctactgtaatagctgcttatgagtcccttagttgtccttacAATCTAATTTtgcaagtttaaaaaaaagaagcaatttAAGAACTTTGACCTACATTGATAGAATGGTCAGCATTCAAAATGTGACCAACAGCAAATACATCACCATTATATTTGCATATACAATTATGGTTGGTTTTCTTTCATACATCTGTTTGCATACTGAATTGTGATTGACCTTGTCTTCTTTGCTATTGTTTATTGTGTTGATTATGTGCAACCAATACAAAAAAAATGAtgcagcattttttttaacagtgaaaCCAAAGCCTAAACCCTAAAATACTATTATTTTCCAACCTTCAGGAAATACAAATGAAGTGTTGTTCTTAACATCACTGTTTCAAAACCTTTCTGAACTGGTGGAAGCAGAGAAGACATAAATGATTCAGCTCTCAATGGTTTGTCTTACAGGGGACATTACCTCTAGACTTACCTCAGACACTACTCAGGTGAGCGACCTCATCTCACAAAATGTCAACCTGTTCCTGCGCAGCTTTGTGAAAGCTGTGGGCATCTTCATATTCATGTTTGGGATGTCATGGAAGCTCTCTGTAGTCACCATCATGGGCTTCCCATATATAGCTGTGGTCTCCAAGCTGTATGGAGAGTATTACAAGGCAAGTTATTCAAGTAATGCAAATATTTATGCAAATAGTTTATAGCAGCATATTAGTCACAAATGCACATTATAATAGCATTTTAATGCATTGATACAAAAGATGTAtgcatacaaaaaaaattaacattccaCATTTTTGATGTTCAACAGAAATTAACCAAAGAAGTTCAGACAGCACTGGCTCAGGCCAATAAAGTGGCTGAGGAAACAATATCAGCCATGAGAACAGTGCAAAGTTTTGCAAATGAGGATCAGGAGGGAGACTCGTACTACAGCAGACTGCAGGAGATGTTTGTTCTTAATAAGAAACAAGCAGTTGCTTATGCCTGCTTCATGTGGTCCAGCTATGTAGGTATCTTAAAAGCATATTGAAGTCTTCAATATTTGCCCTTACAAAATTCTCAGTTATGTTGTTGTTTTCTCTTCTTGTTTCATTTTCATCTTTAGATCTCTGAGCTAGCTTTGCAAGTAGCAATCCTGTTTTATGGAGGCCACCTAGTGGTGACAAATCAGATGAGCGGAGGGACCCTTATTTCCTTTATCATTTATGAGCTGGAGCTTGGAGAGGCCCTGGAGGTATGGTGTTTTTTTATGTGTGTGATGCTTATGGATGAATCTGAAATACAAAGTCTTACTCTCTGTTCTTTTTACAGAGTATATCATCAGTGTACACAGGTCTGATGCAAGGCGTTGGCGCTGCAGAGAAAGTGTTCGAATATATTGACAGGAAACCTAAACATAACCATGATGGTCAAGAATCTCCAGAGACATTCGAAGGGCAGGTGGAATTCAAGAATGTGACGTTTGCATATCCAACTCGGCCAGAGATGGAAATATTAAAGGTATTCTTAACTGAAAGGTAGACTTTAGATAGGAGGTTACTAACTAACAGCAAAGTATAACACCATAAAATGCAGGCGTAATGCAGAAAGGCTGAAGATTTTTGTTCCAAATTGAGATTTTTGTTGGTTTCTGACCAAATAAAATATGTTCTAATTCATTGGCTGTGATTGTGTCACATTCAGTGTGAACAGATAAATTGCTTGCTGCTGGAATCCTATTGCATCGCACTTATTTATGTGTAAGTGGCTATAAACATCAGGTAGAAATAACCTATATACTACAGAatacaaaattgcatttaaatgCTAGGTATGTTGGTTTTCTTTCAGATACACCAGTAAAGCAGTAACATAATTAATAGACATGAGAAAGAAACTAACCCACATTTTCTTTTCAGAATGTATCTTTCAGTCTTCGCCCGGGGCAAGTAACTGCACTGGTAGGGCCCTCAGGTGGTGGAAAAAGCTCTTGTGTGTGTTTGCTGGAGAACTTCTATGCCCCTCAGCAAGGCCAAATTCTTGTGGACGGCCGACCTGTGAACACCTATCAGCACAAATACTATCACTCTAAGGTGGGATGTATGCTGAGGCTGATCTGTAATGCTGCATTGTGAATGGATACATTAATTTGTAAAAGCACTTTTAGAATTTTCAATACAGCCTGTAGTACATTATATGACCGTAAGAGGGCAGTAGTTGTTGATAATGCAATTGTTGTAAACTGGTGAAGCAAATTAGAGATGTAAGtgctttgttattttatttataggtAGCACTGGTGAGTCAGGAGCCTGTTCTATTTGCCCGCACTGTTCAGATGAATATATCCTATGGTGTACCTGAAGCTCCCATGGAGGCAGTCATCAGAGCTGCTATTAATGCCAATGCACATGACTTTATAACTGGGCTCTCCAAAGGCTATGAGACTGGTTAgttcttatattatattatatttagttatGTATTAGCATTATATTGATTTTACATTATATGTGTACTAaacactttttaaatttaaagccATGCTTAGAAACGTACATTTATGAGGTGAATGCCTCATGCATTGCCATAATGACCACAGCAGATATTCAGATACATAATTTGATGTTTTTGACTTATTTGTGTAATTTGGTTCAGTTAAATAGTAATtatattacactaccagtcaaaagtttttgaacagtaagatttttaatgtttaaagaagtctcttctgctcaccaaagcctccatttatttgatccaaaatacagtaatattgtgaaatatctttactatttaaaataactgctttctgtttgatcaaacttaaattttcagcatctttactccagtcttcagagtcacataatccttcagaaatcattctaatatgttgatttgctgttcaagaaacatttattattattaccaatatttaaaacagttgagtacaatttttcaggattctttgatgaatagaaagatccaaagatcagcatttattttaaataaaaagcttttgtaacattatacacaataccattcaaaagcttggagtcagtgtaatttctatttgatgataaagacagatttcagattaatgctgttctgaactttctattcattaatagAACTCGATAAAATTTTATTTAGCTgttgtttgagcagcaaatcagaatattagaatgatttctgaaggatcatgttattgaagtaatgatgctaacaattcagctttgaaatcacatgaataaattacattttaaaaacatatttaaaaagaaaaaagtcattttgaatagtaaaaaatatttcaaaagtttactgtttttgctctacttttaatcaaataaatgcaggcttggtgagcagaagaaacttcttgaaaaaatattaaaaatcttactgtttaaaaacttttgaatggtatattttattttattatattatattgtattgtattgtattgtattgtattgtattatattatatgtgacccttgtGTTATgtgaaccagtcataagggtcaattttgtctGAAATTgtctttgcattgatgtatggattgttaggattggacaatatttggcacagatacaacaatttaaaaatctggaatccaagggtgcaaaaaaaattgagTATTGAgaaaaagtattgagaaaatcgcctttacagttgtccaaataaaattcttagcattgcatattactaatcaaaaattaggttttgatatatttacaataggaaatttacaaaatatcttaatggaacatgatatttacttatgatttttggtataaaagaaaaaaaaacgttaattttgacccatacaatgtatttttggctattgccacaaagatacccatgctacttaagattggttttgtggtccaggatcacatattatattatattatattgtattataataatatactCTACTATGTTTGTAATAGGAGTTGGAGAGAAGGGCACTCAGCTGTCTGGTGGGCAAAAACAGAGAGTTGCCATTGCTCGGGCTCTCATCAGAAACCCTCGCATTCTCATTTTAGATGAAGCCACAAGTGCACTGGATTCAGAAAGTGAATACATAGTAAGTGATGCCTATCACACTGAAAGGCTGCGGCTTAAGTGAACATTCATTTTCAGTCTTGCATTAGACTTCATTTGTTGCTACTTTGATTTTAGGTTCAGCAGGCTCTGAACAACTTGATGCGAGAACACACGGTTTTAGTGATTGCCCACAGACTGAGCACAGTGGAGAGAGCAGACAACATCCTAGTGATCGACAAAGGCTGTGTGGTGGAGCAGGGCCCACATGCTGAACTCATGTCCAGAGGAGGCCTCTACTGGAAGCTGGTGCAGAGGCAGATCCTGGGGACTGAAATAGATGCAGATGTTAACAACTCAGTGCCAGCGCCACCATGGGAGCTGAAGGGTGCAGAGGACAGTAGCGACAATGAGTGTGAAGCACGCTACTAAGACAAAGTTGAAACGTGTTTCACTTGATTGTATGATGGCCTTAATTATAGatagattatattttatttattcatattttgggATATATCAAATATTTTGCATGTCAAACTGTGTGTTTACTAGACAAGGGTACAGCCTTGAATAAAGCTTTAAGCCATAAATATTGGATATACTTGATGTACTGTacatttgttttaaatgtaaatatcttaAGTAGTGCAAACATATTATTAATCTTAATTATGCAAATAAAACTAATTGATGGACAAATAattgttttaagtttttaaatgtCCCATATACAGgctaagtcaaaagtttacatacacctcgcagaatctgcaaaatgttaattattttaccaagataaaagggatcatacaaaatacatgtaattttttatttagtactgacctgaataagatacttcacataaaagatgtacatatagtccacaagagaaatcaccctttttaaaagtttacatgcacttgattcttaatactgtgttgttaccttaatgcttagtgatagttgttcatgagtcctctGTTTGGACTATCCGCTgtccttcagaaaagtccttcaggtcccacaattttttttgtttttttagcatttttgtgtatttgaactctttccaacaatgactgtatgattttgggatccatcttttcacactgaggacaactgagggactcatatgcaactattacagaaggttcaaatgctcactgatgctttagaaagaaaaactacgctttaagagccaggggtgtaaacttttgaacagaatgaggatgtgcacatttttcttattttgcctaaatatcatattttttcatttagtactgcccttcagaagatacttacatgttccccagaagacaaaataagtttaatttacaaaattagaaaattaaattttcaaattcaaaaagttttcatcccccagctcttaatgcattgtttttcccttTGGAGtagcagtgagtgtttgaaccttttgtaatagttgcataatcttgtcctcagtgtgaacagatggatctcaaaatcgtacagtcattgttggaaagggttcaaatacacagaaatgttgaaaaaccaaataattagaTTTCTTTTGAAAAACAGCGatagttgaactgttcaggataaacggcactcatgaacagctatgactaaacaaacaaacaaaacaaaaacagctgtggatgattcaggtaacaacacagtattaagaatcaagtgtatgtaaacttgaacaagatcatttttataaattcaactattattttctcttgtggactatatgtaaatgtttcttattttatatgtaagtgccctcttattttgttaaaataattaacattttgcaaattctgcaagatTCAATGCTACTAATACAGTGAATAGTGTATAGTTTATAgtatttttaatttctattttagcattactttttattttttgtatttttatttttcttcaacattttatatcagttttctaatttacatttttgtttaaatttggtttcatatggattattttattttaatttgaattaaaacAACTTTTAATAGGTGTAGTTTAGTTAAAAATAACAGTGAAGCGTgcaattttttgcattttaattacatttcttTTGAACAATTTTATGCAGTGTGATGCACAAAGACGTGAGAAAT
Protein-coding regions in this window:
- the abcb9 gene encoding ABC-type oligopeptide transporter ABCB9, which translates into the protein MRVAVIISGSLVFTLVDVVVTTVLYVHGSNLDIFSDELEDFDIHRSTVDLWGTVLIRACLLLGASIGVFYNRSDGPRRVSNLGTLVSLICLTNMTYALAKLLMLSEEGALMYDPWFLSLFSWTCVSAVGIMISWNLLSKTPNSATEREDSEETERLVDGIETEDESSKKNGKSKKELPHSGATIGRLLSYCKKDSGLMSIAFFFLLLSAVCEAFIPYYTGRAIDGIVIQKSMDHFAKPLITLSALALVSSIATGFRGGVFSVTFARLNIRLRNLLFRSLMNQEIGFFDANHTGDITSRLTSDTTQVSDLISQNVNLFLRSFVKAVGIFIFMFGMSWKLSVVTIMGFPYIAVVSKLYGEYYKKLTKEVQTALAQANKVAEETISAMRTVQSFANEDQEGDSYYSRLQEMFVLNKKQAVAYACFMWSSYISELALQVAILFYGGHLVVTNQMSGGTLISFIIYELELGEALESISSVYTGLMQGVGAAEKVFEYIDRKPKHNHDGQESPETFEGQVEFKNVTFAYPTRPEMEILKNVSFSLRPGQVTALVGPSGGGKSSCVCLLENFYAPQQGQILVDGRPVNTYQHKYYHSKVALVSQEPVLFARTVQMNISYGVPEAPMEAVIRAAINANAHDFITGLSKGYETGVGEKGTQLSGGQKQRVAIARALIRNPRILILDEATSALDSESEYIVQQALNNLMREHTVLVIAHRLSTVERADNILVIDKGCVVEQGPHAELMSRGGLYWKLVQRQILGTEIDADVNNSVPAPPWELKGAEDSSDNECEARY